In one window of Maribacter sp. BPC-D8 DNA:
- a CDS encoding YicC/YloC family endoribonuclease: MIQSMTGFGKHVVQLPNKKITVEIKSLNSKSIDLNARMPSSYREKELELRKLVANSLLRGKVDFNLYVELTGDTTSTQVNEVAVKQYMNQLKSIADGDDLRLLEMALRFPDAMKTDKEDIDESEYEAIKEALQGALVEINEFRSEEGSVLEKDFLDRITSLKNLLDEVISIDPDRQATIRERLEKAVQDLKADVDANRFEQELIYYLEKYDITEEKVRLANHLDYFGKTLQSDDSNGKKLGFISQEIGREINTIGSKANFAPMQQIVVQMKDELEKIKEQMLNVL, from the coding sequence ATGATTCAATCAATGACCGGCTTTGGAAAGCATGTAGTTCAATTGCCTAATAAAAAAATTACGGTAGAAATAAAATCGCTTAATAGTAAGAGCATTGATTTAAATGCACGTATGCCTTCAAGTTATCGCGAAAAAGAATTAGAACTAAGAAAATTGGTCGCTAATTCATTGTTGAGAGGTAAGGTAGATTTTAACCTATACGTTGAGCTTACAGGCGATACAACTTCAACCCAGGTAAATGAAGTTGCAGTAAAACAATACATGAACCAATTAAAGAGCATTGCCGATGGCGATGATTTAAGGTTGTTAGAAATGGCGTTGCGTTTTCCTGATGCTATGAAGACCGATAAGGAAGATATAGATGAATCTGAATATGAAGCTATCAAAGAAGCATTGCAAGGTGCTTTGGTAGAAATTAATGAGTTTAGATCAGAAGAGGGTAGTGTATTAGAAAAAGATTTTCTTGATAGAATAACATCGTTGAAGAATTTGTTAGATGAGGTTATAAGTATTGATCCCGATAGACAAGCTACCATTCGTGAACGTCTAGAAAAAGCGGTACAAGATTTAAAAGCAGATGTTGACGCTAATAGATTTGAGCAAGAGCTTATTTACTATCTAGAGAAGTATGATATTACTGAAGAAAAGGTCCGCTTAGCGAATCATTTAGACTACTTCGGTAAAACATTACAGTCAGACGATAGTAATGGTAAAAAATTAGGCTTTATTTCTCAAGAAATTGGTCGTGAAATCAATACAATCGGTTCTAAAGCAAACTTTGCGCCAATGCAACAGATTGTTGTGCAAATGAAAGATGAGTTAGAGAAGATTAAAGAACAAATGTTAAACGTATTATAG
- a CDS encoding 3-keto-disaccharide hydrolase, translated as MKNRYSLVLLAASLTVISCQEKVTVDADSRIEAVKDSVIVYEEYMGEEPTTPEGTEFYEPKVTVVKPATSNAAPSDAIVLFNGAGLENWISTNDSTAAKWHLNKDGSMTVNDKTGNIQTKQNFGDIQLHIEWKSPLPVQRDNQNRANSGVFLNGIYEVQILDQNDNPTYVNGQVGSIYKQHVPLAMASVPTGEWNTYDIIYHAPVFNVDGGKIKSGDITVIHNGILVQDHVELKGTTPYVGWPKNPAHGKGPLMLQDHGDDSRVSFRNIWVREL; from the coding sequence ATGAAAAATAGATACTCATTAGTACTGTTAGCTGCTTCTTTAACAGTAATATCTTGTCAAGAAAAAGTAACGGTAGATGCTGATAGTCGCATTGAAGCGGTAAAAGATAGTGTAATCGTTTATGAAGAATACATGGGCGAAGAACCGACTACCCCTGAGGGAACTGAGTTTTATGAGCCTAAAGTTACCGTTGTTAAACCTGCTACTTCTAATGCTGCTCCAAGTGATGCCATTGTACTTTTTAATGGTGCAGGCTTAGAGAATTGGATCAGTACCAATGATAGTACAGCTGCCAAATGGCATTTGAATAAAGATGGTAGTATGACGGTAAATGACAAAACCGGTAATATACAAACCAAGCAAAATTTTGGAGACATACAGTTGCATATAGAATGGAAATCTCCTTTGCCAGTGCAGAGAGATAATCAGAATAGAGCAAATAGCGGTGTTTTTCTAAACGGCATATATGAAGTGCAAATTCTAGATCAAAATGACAATCCGACGTATGTTAATGGTCAGGTAGGTTCTATTTATAAACAACATGTGCCTTTAGCTATGGCTTCTGTACCAACCGGCGAGTGGAATACGTATGATATTATTTATCATGCACCAGTATTTAATGTAGATGGCGGCAAGATAAAGTCAGGAGATATTACCGTAATTCATAACGGAATTTTGGTTCAAGATCATGTAGAGCTAAAAGGTACGACCCCTTATGTTGGTTGGCCTAAAAACCCTGCTCATGGTAAAGGTCCATTAATGTTGCAAGATCACGGCGACGATAGTCGCGTTAGTTTTAGAAATATTTGGGTTAGAGAACTTTAA
- a CDS encoding 3-keto-disaccharide hydrolase — MKKVIASVACLLAFVACKEEKKETTQTAVVEKVAVVENDWEVLFDGSSLDQWKEFKTDGVSDAWKIDGDALVYTPPAEGEENQNHDLVTRQEYTNFVLSLDWKISEAGNSGVFWGVSEDEKFGTGYQTGPEIQILDNDKHPDAKAGTTHQAGALYDMVSPATDVTNPVGEWNTMVITVDHNAHIGSVTLNGTVMVTFPVANEEWDAMVAKSKFAGWDGFGKYTTGKIGLQDHHNVVSFRNIKIKQL, encoded by the coding sequence ATGAAGAAAGTTATAGCTAGTGTCGCCTGTTTATTGGCATTCGTTGCATGTAAAGAAGAGAAAAAAGAAACTACTCAAACTGCCGTTGTTGAAAAAGTAGCGGTTGTTGAAAATGATTGGGAAGTATTATTCGATGGTTCCTCATTAGATCAATGGAAAGAGTTCAAAACTGACGGAGTTAGTGATGCCTGGAAAATAGATGGTGATGCATTGGTGTATACACCACCTGCAGAAGGTGAAGAGAATCAAAACCATGACCTTGTAACAAGACAAGAGTATACCAATTTTGTATTAAGTTTAGATTGGAAAATATCTGAAGCTGGTAATAGTGGTGTATTTTGGGGTGTAAGTGAAGATGAGAAATTTGGTACAGGTTACCAGACAGGTCCCGAGATTCAAATTTTAGATAATGATAAACACCCAGATGCTAAAGCAGGTACAACGCATCAAGCCGGTGCTTTGTATGATATGGTTTCACCAGCTACCGATGTTACCAACCCAGTAGGGGAGTGGAACACTATGGTAATTACAGTAGATCACAATGCGCACATAGGTAGTGTAACTTTAAACGGAACTGTAATGGTAACTTTTCCTGTAGCTAATGAAGAATGGGATGCTATGGTTGCAAAATCTAAATTTGCAGGTTGGGACGGATTTGGAAAATATACTACAGGCAAAATCGGATTGCAAGATCACCATAATGTAGTGTCATTTAGAAACATAAAAATTAAACAACTTTAA
- a CDS encoding sugar phosphate isomerase/epimerase family protein, giving the protein MKTIKGPAVFLAQFVDSKAPFNSLDGMCKWAADLGYKGIQIPTWETFLIDLDKAAESQTYCDELKAKVNSYGLEITELSTHLQGQLVAVNPAYDLMFDSFAPKNVHGNPKARTEWAIETVKKAATASRRLGLNVHATFSGSLLWHTMHPWPQRPAGLVEMGFEELAKRWTPILNHFDKEGVDVCYEIHPGEDLHDGDTFERFLEATGNHKRVNILYDPSHFVLQQLDYITYIDHYHEFIKSFHVKDSEFNPTGKKGAFGGYNDWGDRAGRYRSLGDGQIDFKTIFSKLTQYGCDVWAVMEWECCIKSPEQGAREGAKFISDHIIEATEKTFDDFAGAEIDKEMLKKMLGL; this is encoded by the coding sequence ATGAAAACAATCAAAGGACCAGCCGTATTCTTGGCACAGTTTGTAGACAGTAAAGCTCCATTTAATTCTTTAGACGGAATGTGTAAATGGGCAGCTGATCTTGGATATAAAGGAATTCAAATTCCGACGTGGGAAACTTTTTTAATTGACTTAGACAAAGCAGCAGAAAGTCAGACCTATTGCGATGAGCTGAAAGCCAAAGTAAACTCTTACGGTTTAGAAATAACAGAACTTTCTACACACTTACAAGGGCAATTAGTTGCAGTAAACCCAGCATATGATTTAATGTTCGATTCTTTTGCTCCAAAAAATGTTCATGGAAACCCAAAAGCAAGAACAGAATGGGCAATAGAAACCGTTAAAAAAGCAGCAACCGCAAGTAGAAGACTAGGGTTAAATGTTCATGCTACTTTTTCTGGATCATTATTATGGCATACAATGCACCCTTGGCCGCAAAGACCAGCTGGTTTAGTGGAAATGGGTTTTGAAGAATTGGCGAAAAGATGGACTCCGATTTTAAATCATTTTGATAAAGAAGGTGTTGATGTTTGTTATGAAATTCACCCTGGTGAAGATTTACATGATGGCGATACTTTCGAGCGTTTTCTAGAAGCTACTGGTAATCATAAGAGAGTGAATATTCTTTATGATCCTAGCCATTTTGTATTGCAACAATTAGATTATATCACGTACATAGACCATTATCATGAGTTTATAAAATCTTTTCATGTGAAGGATTCTGAATTTAACCCAACAGGTAAAAAAGGTGCTTTTGGTGGTTATAACGATTGGGGAGATAGAGCGGGTAGATATCGTTCATTAGGTGATGGTCAAATTGATTTCAAAACCATATTTTCTAAATTGACACAATACGGTTGTGATGTTTGGGCAGTTATGGAATGGGAATGTTGTATTAAGAGTCCGGAGCAAGGTGCTCGTGAAGGAGCAAAATTTATTTCAGACCATATTATCGAAGCTACTGAAAAGACTTTTGATGATTTCGCAGGTGCCGAAATCGATAAAGAAATGTTGAAGAAAATGTTAGGACTTTAA
- a CDS encoding GMC family oxidoreductase — MNEDEIFDAIVVGTGISGGWAAKELTEKGLKTLVLERGPMVKHVVDYPTMNDDPWDYPLKGKLSKEDEKKYHVQKRVNWAPTEDSKHFFVNDLEHPYVETKRFDWIRGYQVGGRSLTWGRQSYRWSDIDFNANKNDGVGVDWPVRYKDISPWYDKVEEYIGVSGEALGLDVLPDGIFQPAMKLNCVEEDFKKTTADKFDDGRLVTIGRTAHITDPNATFEGRGTCQNRDRCWRGCPFGGYFSSNSSTLPAAERTGNMTLRPNSIVHEIIYDDTTKKATGVRIIDAETNEKIEFKAKVIFLCASAMASVGILLQSKSERFPNGLGNDSDALGRGIMDHHYKLGATAKVDGYLDKYYKGRRANGFYIPRFVNLNEKTKREGYLRGFGYQGTASRGDWSKEIGELGYGKELKESVLKPGSWTIGVTGFGEFLPYDDNRVTLSPTEKDKWGLPQLAFDVEFKENEYKMREDIKKEIVTMFEEAGFNDVSSYDEPSGPGLGIHEMGGARMGHSAKTSIINKNNQVHLVPNVYVTDGAFMSSSSCVNPSLTYMAFTARAANHAAEQLKASKFA; from the coding sequence ATGAATGAAGATGAAATATTCGACGCAATTGTTGTCGGAACAGGAATAAGTGGTGGCTGGGCTGCTAAGGAATTAACAGAGAAGGGCTTAAAAACGCTTGTTTTGGAACGCGGTCCAATGGTAAAGCATGTAGTAGATTATCCTACGATGAATGATGACCCATGGGATTATCCTTTAAAAGGTAAATTATCTAAAGAAGACGAGAAAAAATATCATGTACAAAAACGGGTAAATTGGGCTCCGACAGAAGACTCAAAGCACTTTTTTGTGAATGATCTTGAACACCCGTATGTAGAAACAAAACGTTTTGACTGGATTCGCGGCTATCAAGTTGGTGGTAGATCACTTACTTGGGGGCGACAAAGTTACCGATGGAGCGATATTGATTTTAATGCGAATAAAAACGACGGTGTTGGCGTAGATTGGCCTGTTAGATATAAAGATATTTCGCCTTGGTACGATAAGGTTGAAGAATATATTGGGGTAAGTGGCGAGGCGTTAGGCTTAGATGTATTGCCCGATGGCATATTTCAACCCGCTATGAAATTGAATTGTGTTGAAGAGGATTTTAAGAAAACAACTGCCGATAAGTTTGATGATGGTCGTTTAGTTACCATTGGCAGAACAGCTCATATTACAGATCCTAATGCAACTTTTGAAGGTCGTGGTACATGCCAAAATAGAGACCGTTGCTGGCGCGGATGCCCATTTGGCGGTTATTTCAGTAGTAACTCATCTACATTGCCAGCTGCAGAACGTACTGGTAACATGACTTTAAGACCAAATTCTATCGTGCATGAAATCATCTATGATGATACTACAAAAAAAGCAACAGGCGTACGAATTATTGATGCTGAAACCAATGAGAAAATTGAATTCAAGGCAAAGGTGATTTTTCTATGTGCATCAGCAATGGCGTCAGTTGGTATTTTATTGCAATCTAAATCTGAGCGTTTTCCTAACGGATTAGGTAATGATTCTGATGCTTTAGGAAGAGGTATAATGGACCACCATTACAAACTTGGAGCAACTGCTAAAGTTGATGGTTACTTAGATAAGTATTATAAAGGAAGACGTGCGAACGGATTCTACATACCTCGATTTGTAAACCTTAACGAGAAAACAAAGCGTGAAGGATATTTACGTGGTTTCGGTTACCAAGGTACTGCAAGTAGAGGAGACTGGTCTAAAGAAATTGGTGAATTAGGTTACGGCAAAGAGCTAAAAGAATCTGTACTAAAACCAGGAAGTTGGACAATAGGTGTAACAGGGTTTGGCGAGTTCTTACCATATGACGATAACCGAGTTACTCTTAGCCCTACTGAAAAAGACAAATGGGGATTACCACAATTGGCTTTTGACGTTGAGTTTAAAGAGAACGAGTATAAAATGCGTGAAGACATTAAAAAAGAAATTGTAACGATGTTCGAAGAAGCCGGTTTTAATGATGTTTCTTCTTATGATGAACCTAGCGGACCAGGCTTAGGTATTCATGAAATGGGTGGCGCAAGAATGGGACACAGTGCTAAGACCTCGATTATAAATAAAAATAATCAAGTACATTTAGTACCGAATGTTTACGTAACCGATGGTGCTTTTATGTCATCATCTAGCTGTGTAAATCCGTCATTAACCTATATGGCTTTTACAGCAAGAGCAGCAAACCATGCAGCCGAACAATTAAAAGCAAGTAAATTTGCTTAG
- a CDS encoding ASCH domain-containing protein: MENASARNMWGDYLKNHLEDVFHETPKTMYFGDNEQDANENARLIQSGARKAISHSLLGLQNRNEPLPKIGDYIVVTNWSGEAQCIVATTAVSLKPYFSIDSSYAQLEANGDKSLDSWKKYHWEFFTRELQEFKREPRESMIVVCQHFKVVNS, translated from the coding sequence ATGGAAAATGCTTCAGCCAGAAATATGTGGGGTGATTATTTAAAAAATCACCTCGAAGATGTCTTTCACGAGACACCGAAAACAATGTATTTTGGCGACAATGAACAGGATGCCAACGAAAACGCTAGATTAATACAGAGCGGAGCTAGAAAGGCAATTTCACATTCTTTACTAGGCTTACAAAACCGTAATGAACCTTTACCCAAAATAGGAGATTATATAGTAGTTACGAATTGGAGTGGTGAAGCACAATGTATAGTAGCTACCACCGCCGTTTCTCTTAAACCGTATTTTAGTATTGATTCTTCTTATGCTCAATTAGAAGCAAATGGAGACAAATCATTAGACAGCTGGAAAAAATATCATTGGGAATTTTTCACCAGAGAATTACAAGAATTCAAAAGAGAACCAAGAGAAAGTATGATCGTTGTATGCCAACATTTTAAAGTGGTAAATTCTTAA
- a CDS encoding Gfo/Idh/MocA family protein — protein sequence MPKKIRLGILGGGGDSLIGVLHRVASFINDNYEITGAVFNPDYDASIAFAKEIDVPLNRIYKDFDTLIEEELKLPEDERIQVCSILTPNFLHYPMAKKLLENGFHVICEKPMTTTLAEAKDLQKSHEKAGTVFALTHTYTGYPMVRQMREMIKAGALGKIHKVDAVYYQGWINTIIHDKEKRSSVWRLDPKKAGISSCMGDIGVHAFNLVEYTTGLKINELLCDFNYLYEDNQMDVDGTVLIRMGNHVKGVIRGSQVATGEENGLAISIYGEKGAFRWEQEKPNFLYKLSDTEPAQIYKPGHAYNSELSLDGTKLPAGHPEGIFDSMANIYKGVARAIRGEKYNDGEFPTMTDGVRGMNFIEATVDSHKSGNTWVALEN from the coding sequence ATGCCAAAGAAAATAAGATTAGGAATATTAGGTGGAGGTGGAGATTCATTAATAGGTGTGTTGCACAGAGTAGCATCATTCATTAATGATAATTATGAAATAACAGGAGCTGTATTTAATCCTGATTATGATGCCAGTATAGCATTCGCTAAAGAAATAGATGTCCCTTTAAATAGAATATATAAAGATTTTGACACTTTAATCGAGGAGGAGTTAAAACTACCAGAAGATGAACGTATTCAAGTGTGTTCTATACTAACCCCTAACTTTTTGCACTACCCAATGGCAAAGAAGTTGTTAGAAAATGGTTTCCACGTTATCTGTGAAAAACCGATGACCACTACTTTAGCTGAAGCAAAAGATTTGCAGAAATCCCATGAAAAAGCAGGTACTGTTTTCGCTTTAACGCATACATATACAGGTTACCCAATGGTACGCCAAATGCGAGAAATGATCAAAGCAGGTGCTTTAGGTAAAATACATAAAGTAGATGCCGTGTATTACCAAGGTTGGATCAACACTATTATTCATGACAAAGAGAAAAGATCTTCTGTTTGGAGATTAGACCCAAAGAAAGCGGGTATTAGCTCTTGTATGGGTGACATAGGTGTTCATGCTTTTAACCTCGTAGAATATACTACAGGGCTTAAAATAAACGAACTGTTGTGTGACTTCAACTACCTTTATGAAGATAACCAAATGGATGTTGATGGTACTGTTCTTATACGTATGGGAAATCACGTAAAAGGTGTTATTAGAGGTAGCCAAGTAGCTACTGGTGAAGAAAACGGATTAGCCATTTCAATCTATGGTGAGAAAGGTGCTTTCCGTTGGGAACAGGAAAAACCTAATTTCCTTTACAAGTTAAGTGATACAGAGCCTGCTCAGATTTACAAGCCTGGTCATGCTTATAATTCTGAATTGTCTTTAGATGGTACTAAACTACCAGCTGGTCACCCAGAAGGTATTTTTGATTCTATGGCGAACATCTATAAAGGTGTTGCAAGAGCTATTAGAGGTGAAAAATACAATGATGGCGAATTCCCAACTATGACAGACGGTGTTCGTGGTATGAATTTTATTGAAGCAACCGTAGATTCGCATAAAAGCGGAAATACTTGGGTAGCTTTAGAAAACTAA